agctagcccctgaaagtttaaatctattgcaaacaagtccctagaatcttgttttagccatatcttcttcgttttagctccattttttttatcgattcttgcgctcacgtgatccttgcaacgtgtgcgatagctttgtgaccttgttatcctctgtgagcacagttttctgtgtcttgcaaatctttccgctagctcttaactctttagttaatcgcgactagatctcTGAAGCACCGTATATTCTgaagaatcgccgttttagttccgttttccgcgtttcttgcgctctcgtaaccatagcaacgagccctatcctttagtgcgtTCTTTCAAAGCTTTTATCttgtttggtgtattgttcttagttgtatctttttgtttgctttgtatggttgctcgttgattgctccgagtagaagtaTCGATGTTCGAAGTTTGAAGGTCAAGTTTTCCATGCAagcaagagctgaagagcagtaagagtagcttttcgttggagaaaggcaagtgaccctaaccatctttctatctatgctttattcacaagatgatatgatttaattggaacatggagaaccacccaagaaaaccgtacaaccacaatactaatgggctctggtcttggctaagtaattagatgaactatatgttgtgttggggttgttccgcttggtggttatgagtttgtgttgtggagcgggtgaaggaagctgcgtcttctgagggaccgcacggcagggaccaacacatacatataggaattctttgtaaaggcctcgtagcgtccctatgaaatcacacctcggaagtgtggtattgtgcctgatcagcacatatgcgtggttgggttcaaagttcttcggaacttttacgcgaattgtggtgaaagtgtacaacctctgcagagttaaaactaaccggttagccgtgctcacggtcaagagcggcttggaccctcacatgattaataaacttaaagatggatataaatcacattctggttatttcttgtggccttgctgagtaccaaccataagtgtactcacccttgcttactgctgctcagaagagaaaGCTGTTGTGAAgaattttgaagatgatgctgagttctaggcgtacgcaacccccagtcgattgcctgtgaagtttggagccttcgtttccaggataagccgtataactctgatagtcttttaattgttttagtttctctttttcgtgatactgttgctgattattcacttatgatgtctctatatgtatgaaacttgatcctggcatacatatagttatgcattcggttttgtccttaaaaccgggtgtgacagctGGACACCTTCAGGTACCGATCCTACAAAGAAGATGAAggcgaggatgatgatgaggtGAGCCACTACTATTCCTTTGCCATCTCCAAGTTCAACCCTGCCAAGCGCATTCAGTTGTGTGGCAGAAGCAGTAGTCAAGGTGGAGAGAGGGAGCTGCATCAGGTGCTTGGCTCCCTAGATGTAACCATCACTGATGCAAGGGAGTTCCTCATGTTCCTGAAAGATTGTCCCCCATTGTACCACCGTTTGTACAACACCTACATGGTTTTGGAGAAGTGTATGTTTGGCCGCCATGCCGAGATGGAGCACATCATCAACTTCCTTATGCAGAAGTGTGCTCCTGGCTCTACCGGAGATTTCGGTGTCCTACCGGTTGTCGGTCCAGCGAAAGCCGGTAAGAGCACACTTGTTGAACATGTATGCAATGATGAAAGAGTGCGTAGCGCCTTCTCCCGGATCGTGTTCTTCGCAGAAGGCGACCTTGAAGGAAGGATTGATTGTGTCAGGGATGGTGGCAAGGTGAAGTATCAAAGTCATGCCTCAGAATGCAGAGATCAAAGTGTTTTGGTTGTTGTGGAAGTGAACGGGGACATCAGTGAGGCTACATGGAGTAGCTTATGTTCAGCATCCAAAAGGTGCGCTACAAATGGTGTCATCAGGTTCATAATCTGCAGCCGGTCCGACGAGATTGTCAGATTTGGAACGACGAGAGCTCTCAAGGTAGAGAATCTTACTCAGGAAGCGTTCTGGTACTTCTTCAAAGCTCTTGCGTTTGGGAGTGTTGATCCCCGGGAGGAACCGAAGCTCGCGTCAATGGCTATGGAGATCGCCGCGTATCTGAACTGCTTCTTCATAGCAGGAAACACCATAGCCAGGATGCTTAGAGACAATCTCAGTGCAAAGTTCTGGCGCATGGCTTTGACAAGTTTCAGAGAAGTCGACCGGAGATACCGCTTCTTCATTTTTGGCGCGCAACCAGCAAATCCTTCAGAAAACAGAAAAATGATTCGAAGGTTAAATGGCTCCAATGAGTATTGCTCGTTTTTTAATGGCTACCATACAATTTCCTCCTTGGGTGAGGCTCCGACGACGATAACTGTTCAAGAGGTTCTGTCAGGGAGTGTTGTGCCTCGTGGGGAATTTCATGTCCTGGGATGGAGATCTCCCATACCACCTTACCATAGCTACACATTTAGGTGTGAGATTCATGAGATAGCAGATTCATGAGGCATCGAGAAGAAGACGGTGTTCGCAAGACACAAAACCAAGCCTATATAGGCTCGAAAAATAGATGGCTCTGTGTCGCGTTGTACCCAAACCTTATATGCTTTCTATAAAAGTTAGGTGATCTTGTTCTATTGACTATTTCACGAATCTAATAACCAGAGTGTTCGTAAACACTAAACGGTCAGTATGGGTCTGTGCAGCATGTAGACCGTGTACACGGTGTGTGTATAGTATTACACGTTTTTATACTATATTGACAAATATTTGTATAGTAACTTGTATATATATGCTTAAAATAACAATAATAATGACAAAGTTAAAAATAATTTCAAGTGAGAATGACTATTGGAGAGTTTTGCATCCACTTTTACATGAATTAAAATTGAATCTTTAAGCACGATCTTTGATCAATGTGTTCTTTGTCCTAAACATTATGCTACTCACCCTAAACGGCATGGTACTCACCCGTTCAGAACGTTTTTTTTCCATGCCGTGTAGCCTTTTTTTCCGTGTCATGCAGCCCATATACACACCATGTAACCCGTGTAATACCGTGTAAAGTGTAATATACCGTTTATggtctactccctccgtcccacaaagagtagttttagaaaatttcagacacatTACTCATCCAAAGAAATGACTttgttacccctaattattTCTACCAATTGTGATTGTAAACCgtgttatttatttggttttctggATCCTCAATAAATGCATATGCATTGAAACTAGAAAAGTAATATCTCCTAAATATTTAATTGGCTCTATACGTTTTACTATGCAATGCTTTCTTGGTACTtggtattgctttaattagatgggTCTCATTACAAGTTAAAACTACACTCTTTGTGGGGCAAAATTTGAATACCAAAACTGCACTTATTTTTGGACCGAGGGAGTAAACTTCACGCTTACCCATCAAGTAACatttactccctccgtatctGAAAAGAAAGCCGTTTAGGACATGAGTACGCATACCAAGGAGTGATTAATTAGGGTAGAGTTTTCCCTGTTTACCCCTATTAAATAGGGTCGCGGGAACTCTTAGACCACAAGCAAGTCCGGCTTCAAACTGGTTGGCACAAGGAGCCTCAACGCAAGAGGTCGCGGGATCGACTCCTGGCGGGCTTGTTTTTTGCTGGGGGTCCGTTTTTTTGCTCTTTCGCTGGATGGTGTTCGTGCGtgcgttgatttttttttgctcgTTCGCTGTGCATGGCGCTCGCGCGCGCTGggcgtcttttttttttttgctcgttCGCTGCATggcgtctttttttttttgctcgttCGCTGCATGGCGGTCGTGCGCGCGCGCTGGGtatcgtttttttttttgctcgttCGCGCGCTGGGCCTCGTGTTTTGTTCGTGCGCGCGCTGGGCAATGTTTTTTGCGCCGTTTTTTCCCGCGTAGCCGGCCGCTCGGATGCCTGCGCTATTTAACAGACCACCACCGAGACTTGAGCTTACCATCCAGCACGAACAACACATTCCAGTGCACACACATGGATCTCAACATTTCTTTAGAGGAACAAG
The nucleotide sequence above comes from Panicum virgatum strain AP13 chromosome 3K, P.virgatum_v5, whole genome shotgun sequence. Encoded proteins:
- the LOC120699655 gene encoding putative disease resistance protein RGA3 is translated as METVLSAFLGEIAQRSVSFFIGKLSKEATSLPSDENLHRKLLRICIIVEEAEGRQIRNQAMLEQLKVLRAGMYRGYYALDTFRYRSYKEDEGEDDDEVSHYYSFAISKFNPAKRIQLCGRSSSQGGERELHQVLGSLDVTITDAREFLMFLKDCPPLYHRLYNTYMVLEKCMFGRHAEMEHIINFLMQKCAPGSTGDFGVLPVVGPAKAGKSTLVEHVCNDERVRSAFSRIVFFAEGDLEGRIDCVRDGGKVKYQSHASECRDQSVLVVVEVNGDISEATWSSLCSASKRCATNGVIRFIICSRSDEIVRFGTTRALKVENLTQEAFWYFFKALAFGSVDPREEPKLASMAMEIAAYLNCFFIAGNTIARMLRDNLSAKFWRMALTSFREVDRRYRFFIFGAQPANPSENRKMIRRLNGSNEYCSFFNGYHTISSLGEAPTTITVQEVLSGSVVPRGEFHVLGWRSPIPPYHSYTFRCEIHEIADS